The Paramormyrops kingsleyae isolate MSU_618 chromosome 23, PKINGS_0.4, whole genome shotgun sequence sequence GAAGTCTGCAAAAACCATTGCCAGCAACCCTCCAATAAGAATAGCTGGAGAGAGATGAGAGAGAGCAGCATCAGTATGACCTGAGCCCGGACGTACCAAGGAATGAACCTGGGCGGAGCCTGACTATGGCTAACATCACCAAGAGCAGTAATGGGTGAACCACAAACTAGAAATGCTGACGGCGCTGTAAGTGAAGTACGTGTTGGAGCGCTACAATGCTAACGGCGCTGTAAGTGGAGTACGTGTTGGAGCGCTACAATGCTAACGGCGCTGTAAGTGGAGTACGTGTTGGAGCGCTACAATGCTAACGGCGCTGTAAGTGGAGTACGTGTTGGAGCGCTACAATGCTAACGGCGCTGTAAGTGGTGTACGTGTTGGAGCGCTACAATGCTAACGGCGCTGTAAGTGGAGTACGTGTTGGAGCGCTACAATGCTAACGGCGCTGTAAGTGGTGTACGTGTTGGAGCGCTACAATGCTAACGCCGCTGTAAGAGGAGTACGTGTTGGAGCGCTACAATGCTAACGGCGCTGTAAGTGGTGTACGTGTTGGAGCGCTACAATGGTAAAAATTTATCTGTGCTATTAAGTCACAGATGCTGTTTATAAGTAGCATCTGGAGCTAAGAGGCCTGAAAGTACAGGCGCTACATTCCTGCGGCTCATGGGACTGGTAATATGCTAGGTATCCTACACCGATTTCAAGTGCTCTAGGAACTAGAGCGACGACACTGCAACTTAGGGGCTATAGCTACGCTACATGTGCCAGAAGTGTTTATGGTGCTTGGAGAGGAAGCCACCTCTAGATGGAGAGGCTAGGCATCTTCCtgtcgggttttttttttatctcttcTGTCCATTACTTATTCATAGGTTTGCCAGTGTGTTGACATAAATGTGCATATTTGAATATATGAGCGTGGCCTTTCAGGGTTTAGCAGGCGCTTTTAAacactctgctctgtgtgtaaCAGTGTGTGAGTGCATACAAATGGCTCACCTATGAGGACCTCCTTCCTCTCCAGAATGTTCTTCTGGGGCAGCTGTGCCGCGGAGCTTCCTGTGTCCACAGTGTTTCCTGTCAGGTCTGCTTCTGCCCCCCCGTCGGCCacgcctctgctgcctgggccCACCTCGTTGCTCTGGTGACCATCGCCTTCCACGATCTCGGAATCGCCGCTGGGCCCGGCTCCGGCCACCTCATTGCTGAGCCCCTGGTCAGGAGTCTGGGGCTGTGAGGAGGGAGAAGGGGGGGGAGGTTATTTCAGTGGTTCTGTGCACCTTGTCGCCGCTTCCGCTCTCTGCTCAGGCCCTTACCCCTCATGCTCAGGGCTTACATTCTCCAGTCCTGGCAGTATTTGCTGTGACTGTGTGCGTctccgtgtctgtgtgtctctatgtgactgtgtgtgtgtctctgcataACTATGTCTGTGTCTTTGTATCTCcgcatgactgtgtgtgtgtgtttgcgtctctgtgtctgtatgtctctgtgtttctgtgtgactgtgagtcTGCATCTCCGTGTCTGTAatggtgtgtctctgtgtgactgtgtgttcctgtgtgtcTATCTCTGTGTCTatgtctctgtgtttctgtgtgactgtgactgtctgtgtgACTGAATCTGTATCTTTCTGTAatggtgtgtctctgtgtgactgtgtttgtgtccctgcgtgactgtgtgtctgtatcccTGTCAGTAactgtgcgtgtctctgtgtgtgtctgtgtgtgtgtgcatgtgcagaGAGGTACCTGGGCCGTGGAGGTGGGTGGAGGCTGCGTTCTGCGCGTCGTGGGCACGGTCTGAGGCCGGTGTGGCCGCTGAGCCGTGGTGCTGGGGGGCGTGGTGCTGGGGGGCGTGGTGATGGGGGGCGTGGTTTGGGCCTCAGTGTGGGCGGGGGTGGTGGCGGCGGTCGTAGCGGAGGTGGCAGCTTCCGAGGCGGCCTGCGTGGGAGCTTCTGTCTCTGTGGGATCCACGGGGATGAACATATCGTCATCATCCTTCCCGCTGGAGGTGAACTCCTCCATGGCAGAAAGTGCTGTGGTTTGCACCGGCGTTGTCGCAAAACTGGTCGTCGCCATGGGAACAGCAGCATGAATTCTGGGAGAATCCGTGGTCAGGGGCAGTCTTGCCAGctttttcttctctctctccatttcttgctccctctctctttccctctccaGCTGccgctgtctgtctctctctatttgccgctgtctctctctctccaattctctctgtctctctctctccaattctctctgtctctctctttccatctcccgctgtctctctctctccatctgtctctccctctccatCTCCCTCTCCTTTTCCCTCTCCTGCTCCACATAGCTCTCCCTCTCCCACTGGGTGGCGCTGTCTCCGGGGCCGCCACTGGGCTCGGCGGCAGGCGGGGCTGAGGGGGCGGGGGAGGTGGCTTGCGtggtgggcaggggggggggctcctctgTGGTGAAGGGCACTTTGACTCCTGTGGGTTTCACTTCCACGTCTGGGACTGAAGAGGaacagagggtggggggggggggggcgacagggggggggggggggggtaaacaaACACATCGAGCCATTAGATCCGGCGTAGCTGAAAAACAAAACGCATAAATAGCCTTTCACCTCCCACCCCTTCCGGGCCCAGCGAGCAGAGGGGCGCCTGGCGCTCGAATACAAACACGGGCGCCCTGCTGGGCCGGGGGGGCCGGGATCCAAAGGGACCAGTGGGGCCTTACAGAAAGAGTCTGTCATTGAAATTCACTTGAGCAGACATTCACTCTGTTTACAGCTCTCAaagtcacacacatacatatctACAGTCCAAAGCTCACTGCAGCGTTACCACGGCGATGCCATCCCATTACTGGTAACCTGCCACTAGTCACCTTACAGACTCGAGACTACTGGGCGGAGGGAAACCAGGAGCAGTGGACGGATCCCTTTGGGTCTGATGGACGCCGTTCATGCCATCAGCATGTTTCTCTGGGTATCCGCTctgcaccccccagcccccccccgtcccccagcCTCCGATGCCGTGACTGAGCTCTGTCATGCAGATAAAGCCATCAAAACCGGCCCTTCACAATGATGACTGAGGAAGCGGCAGCTGACGGGAAAATTACGGCTCTTTGACACGAGGCGGATGATTGTGAGTTTTGCTCTCTGGCTGAGAGAATCGTGGAGCATGAAACCTGCGGAGCAGCCATGGGGAATCAGAGATCAGTGAAACCGCGGGCGGCTCCTGAATGACGAATCCCAGGAAACACGACGGTCCAGGCAGGGGAAGCCGGGACGGGATGTTAGTGCGCTGCAGGGAACACGCTCCGTGTGCACCTCCAACTCTATGTCATCTCACTCTACCCCAAAGCCACACCCAACGCTTGTCAAACCCAAGGACTGCTAACAATATGCAATAAAACAGAACAGCAAAAAAGTAACAGACACAGAAACAAACAGCTGCAACAAGCACATAGCAGGTTCCTCAGCATCAGAGAGTCTGATCTGTGCTTTTTTGAAATCAGATTACAGCAAACAGGATCACAGGGTCACAGCTGAGGCTGGCTGTGGACAGCTGTGTGTGTAAGGGAGACTGAAACAGTAACAAACTGAATACCAATATAATAAGGATGCGTGAGTCACGCACATATAGACACAAAAGCAGGCAGGAATCCACCTTacggcacacacacaagcgcacagtgacacacagaagCAGGTAACGGGAACCCGCTTACAGGTACGGAAACTCACAGCCGGATCCGGAGCCAGAGAACAGGTCTTCATCGTCGAAGAACTCGTCATTCCCAGAACCCTCGAGGTCAGCGGGTCGCCGGCCCTCCATGACGGGTGACAGACTTTGACCCTACAGagtgatgggaaaaaaaaataatcaccaCTTAACGTTTTCCACGCTAAGCATAAGGACCAAAGTCCACCCTTCAAAACCCAGAACCCATGTAAAAACTCATATATTATTCAAAGGTTTATACCGATAGAGATTTCAGACATAATAAGGAAGAGGACAggattttattcatttaacatGCGCTATTCAAAAGGAGAGTGTGGAAAGAGCAGGGCCGCCAGTCCCTGGGGTgtttggggttaggggcctcacGCTCGGGCACAACGGTGACACCACTGTCAACCACAGGATCTGACCAAATGACCTACAGGATGCACTCAAGCTAAAAGTACTGGAGCTTTATTTATATACACTGTTGCCCAAAAGTGTAACAGTGTATCAGCAACAACGTTACACTTTGTCCTTGTATCTGATTCCATCCCATTGATCTCTAACGGAAATAAGAGCTGCTACCCCCCCTATTTATTAAACAAGCTCTTTATAACACGCTGCACATGGTGAAGTATGTAAAATCCACACTGAAAAGGGATAACAACCATTTCTGTTTTGATTATATGGTGAAACACAAGACCAATACCTGGTGACAAAATCCTAGTTATGAACCCAATAATCTGATAATTTATGAAATGTACCTAAATATCGGTATGTTTCTGAGGGATGGGTGACGTCTAAAAAATATAtctgatatccatccatccatccatccatccacatctacctccctctccccagccacttcatccagctcctccgggggaatcccgaggcgttcccagaccagccgagagacatagtccctccagtgtgtcctgatATTTCAGTTG is a genomic window containing:
- the sdc3 gene encoding uncharacterized protein sdc3, with the protein product MKLPCWMALASLLLALGDLALGQSLSPVMEGRRPADLEGSGNDEFFDDEDLFSGSGSGFPDVEVKPTGVKVPFTTEEPPPLPTTQATSPAPSAPPAAEPSGGPGDSATQWERESYVEQEREKEREMERERQMERERQREMERERQRELERERQRELERERQRQIERDRQRQLEREREREQEMEREKKKLARLPLTTDSPRIHAAVPMATTSFATTPVQTTALSAMEEFTSSGKDDDDMFIPVDPTETEAPTQAASEAATSATTAATTPAHTEAQTTPPITTPPSTTPPSTTAQRPHRPQTVPTTRRTQPPPTSTAQPQTPDQGLSNEVAGAGPSGDSEIVEGDGHQSNEVGPGSRGVADGGAEADLTGNTVDTGSSAAQLPQKNILERKEVLIAVIVGGVVGALFAAFLVMLLVYRMKKKDEGSYTLEEPKQATVTYQKPDKQEEFYA